One window of Gloeothece citriformis PCC 7424 genomic DNA carries:
- a CDS encoding WD40 repeat domain-containing protein has product MFGLRTTYKKLFVHQWSAQLKEYVTELVWSKEGYLAACSAAGEVILLKPNQKESVEILSPSTPLEQSIDCLEFSADGKYLAAGGQDGKLRIWQVKPELELIETLDTQNKWITCLHWHPKLNQVAFTLGRYVQIWDVITKEIVISLPFESSSVLDLAWHPQGDYLAIAGDREVKVWSCSAWNDDPEMLDLPAACLGVSWSPNGEYLAASSLDLSVFVWQWGNLSPWRMQGFGGKVRNLSWSTPTVGTAPLLAVSSVDGIVIWQKQAEDEQGWTPKGLRLHEGVIQGLKFQPKSLLLASVAEDGWLILWQKAKKPVQWLEGVSEGFSGLAWHPNGNYLAAAGQNGELLVWVASESGKGFG; this is encoded by the coding sequence GAAAGAATATGTCACCGAATTAGTATGGTCAAAAGAGGGGTATTTAGCGGCTTGTTCGGCGGCTGGAGAGGTAATTTTACTCAAGCCTAATCAAAAAGAATCTGTTGAAATTCTCTCCCCCTCAACTCCCCTGGAACAATCGATAGATTGTTTAGAATTTTCTGCCGATGGGAAATATTTAGCCGCCGGGGGACAAGATGGAAAATTGAGAATTTGGCAAGTTAAGCCGGAATTAGAATTAATAGAAACTTTAGATACTCAAAATAAATGGATAACTTGTCTCCATTGGCATCCAAAACTTAATCAGGTTGCTTTCACTTTAGGTCGTTATGTTCAAATTTGGGATGTTATTACTAAGGAAATAGTGATTAGTCTTCCCTTTGAGTCCTCCTCCGTGTTAGATTTGGCTTGGCATCCTCAAGGAGATTATCTAGCGATCGCTGGTGATAGAGAAGTGAAAGTTTGGTCATGTTCTGCTTGGAATGATGACCCAGAAATGTTAGACTTGCCGGCGGCTTGTCTTGGGGTGAGTTGGTCGCCGAATGGAGAGTATTTAGCAGCCAGTAGCCTAGATTTGTCGGTATTTGTGTGGCAATGGGGGAATCTGAGTCCTTGGAGAATGCAGGGGTTTGGTGGGAAAGTTCGCAATTTAAGCTGGTCAACCCCAACCGTAGGAACTGCCCCCCTATTGGCGGTTTCAAGCGTTGACGGGATTGTCATTTGGCAAAAACAAGCTGAAGATGAACAGGGATGGACACCCAAAGGGTTAAGACTTCATGAGGGAGTAATTCAAGGTCTCAAGTTTCAACCCAAGAGTCTTTTATTAGCGTCGGTGGCGGAGGATGGCTGGTTAATTTTGTGGCAAAAAGCCAAAAAACCGGTGCAATGGTTAGAGGGGGTATCCGAGGGGTTTTCAGGGTTAGCTTGGCATCCTAACGGCAATTATCTCGCTGCTGCGGGACAAAATGGGGAATTGTTGGTCTGGGTGGCTTCGGAGAGTGGGAAAGGTTTCGGTTAA
- a CDS encoding cation-translocating P-type ATPase, whose translation MNKYTQTTLNGKGNPKILQTLHKTVNGRRRYKIKGLLQSPALKHHLEMRLSSEKGVSYVRANPATGNLLLLYQVEDCNPQEISREIETLVLEFQKQPRRYSHQDYNGNGKSASIVPSQQWHHQDIETILPELSTSIQTGLTPELVEHNSQQYGANVISQAKPRSGLSIFIDYFKSAPVALLSLAAGLSIATGGIADAAVIMGVVTINAVLGYMTESQSERIINSLQNLVNPSAWVIRDGNITQLHAAEIVVGDILILKPGCYIPADARLIEADNLTLDESALTGESVPVLKSADTLYHGEIPLAERINMVYRGTFVTGGQGQAVIVATGKNTEMGKIQSLVGETLNPQTPLEKQLQKAGGQLVLASSGVCGLIFGLGLLRGYGVVEMLKNSISLAVAAVPEGLPTIATTTLALGIRNMRKQKVLIRRLNAVEALGSIQTICLDKTGTLTENQMSVVEIYTDSTTVTVDQGQFWQAEKSFDPYSCDQLLSLLQVVVLCNDSEITRQKNLEYVLKGSSTENALIHAAIAAGIDVEELRYRYPRLDTSHRSQFRNIMTTIHSCDESKQWLAVKGNPTEVLNYCSWKEKDGQRLPLTEEDRTSIKWQNEQLAGKALRVLGVAYCYTDKSVKINGNGNGNGNGNIHHDLVWLGLIGMIDPIRNGVKTLIGQFHQAGIETVMITGDQRSTAYAIGKELNLSEAKQLDIIDSTELDSKDPQKIRELCDHVHVFARISPAHKLQVVQTLQQTGKVVAMTGDGINDTPALKAAEVGVVMGNTGTDAAREVADVILEDDNLETMIVAISQGRTTYNNIRKSLHFLLATNLSEMIVMLLASVAGLGHPINAMQLLWLNLVTDIFPGLALAQEPPEPDVLQVPPRPASEPILKKSDLGRITLESTVLSVSTFGAYSYALARHGAGQRSSTIAFMSLVGGQLFHALSCRSEKPLRTQHLPPNPYLNLALGGSFAIQFLPLVFPGLGNLLKVVPIDVLDGLVIGGTAILPLAINEGTKPIGHLPARVEDEAIEVEKQDNCNN comes from the coding sequence ATGAACAAGTACACTCAGACCACCTTAAACGGCAAAGGTAACCCAAAAATTCTTCAAACCTTGCATAAAACGGTCAACGGGCGAAGACGATATAAAATCAAAGGACTTTTACAATCTCCCGCTTTGAAGCATCATCTCGAAATGAGGCTATCGAGTGAGAAAGGAGTTAGCTATGTGCGGGCTAACCCTGCCACCGGCAATTTATTATTACTGTATCAAGTAGAAGATTGTAATCCACAAGAAATTTCCAGAGAAATTGAAACCCTCGTTTTAGAATTTCAAAAACAGCCTCGACGATATTCCCATCAAGACTACAACGGTAACGGGAAATCAGCCTCTATTGTCCCTTCACAACAATGGCATCATCAAGACATAGAGACGATACTTCCTGAACTCAGCACGTCAATTCAAACCGGATTAACGCCTGAATTAGTAGAACATAATAGTCAGCAATATGGGGCAAATGTCATCTCCCAAGCTAAACCTCGTTCAGGGTTAAGCATTTTTATCGACTATTTCAAATCAGCCCCCGTAGCGTTGTTAAGTTTAGCCGCCGGGTTATCCATTGCTACAGGCGGTATAGCGGATGCTGCGGTGATTATGGGGGTAGTCACCATTAATGCTGTCCTCGGTTATATGACGGAAAGTCAATCGGAGAGGATCATTAATTCTTTACAAAATCTGGTTAATCCGTCAGCTTGGGTGATTCGAGACGGTAATATCACTCAACTTCATGCAGCAGAAATAGTCGTCGGAGATATTTTAATTCTCAAACCGGGGTGTTATATTCCGGCAGATGCCAGACTCATTGAAGCAGACAATTTAACCTTAGATGAATCTGCCTTAACCGGAGAAAGCGTTCCTGTCTTAAAATCCGCAGATACCCTTTATCATGGGGAAATTCCCCTCGCTGAACGAATTAACATGGTTTATCGAGGAACTTTTGTCACTGGAGGACAAGGACAGGCGGTTATTGTCGCCACTGGCAAAAATACGGAAATGGGTAAGATTCAATCCTTAGTCGGAGAAACCCTTAACCCTCAAACTCCCCTAGAAAAACAACTGCAAAAAGCAGGAGGACAACTGGTTTTAGCATCCAGTGGGGTTTGTGGTTTAATCTTTGGGTTAGGATTACTCAGAGGTTACGGTGTGGTAGAGATGTTGAAAAACTCCATCTCTTTAGCGGTAGCGGCTGTTCCGGAAGGATTACCCACTATTGCTACGACGACTTTAGCTTTGGGTATCCGCAATATGAGAAAGCAAAAAGTTCTCATCCGTCGTCTCAATGCGGTTGAGGCTTTAGGGTCAATTCAGACGATTTGCTTGGATAAAACCGGCACTTTAACCGAAAATCAGATGTCAGTGGTAGAAATCTATACGGATTCAACTACCGTAACAGTCGATCAAGGTCAATTTTGGCAAGCCGAAAAGTCTTTTGATCCTTATAGTTGTGATCAACTCCTCAGTCTTCTTCAAGTCGTTGTCTTGTGTAATGACTCCGAAATTACCCGTCAGAAGAATCTCGAATATGTCTTAAAAGGATCATCAACGGAAAATGCTTTGATTCATGCTGCGATCGCTGCCGGTATAGATGTAGAGGAATTAAGATATCGATATCCTCGTTTAGATACTAGCCATCGTTCCCAGTTCCGTAATATTATGACGACGATTCATTCTTGCGATGAATCTAAGCAATGGCTGGCGGTTAAAGGGAATCCGACAGAAGTGTTAAATTACTGTAGTTGGAAAGAAAAAGACGGTCAACGTTTACCTCTGACAGAAGAAGACCGGACTTCTATAAAATGGCAAAATGAACAACTGGCCGGTAAAGCTTTGCGGGTGTTGGGGGTTGCCTATTGTTACACGGATAAGTCGGTTAAGATTAATGGGAATGGGAACGGAAATGGGAACGGAAATATCCATCACGATTTAGTGTGGTTGGGATTAATTGGGATGATCGATCCCATTAGAAATGGGGTTAAAACTTTAATCGGTCAATTCCATCAAGCCGGCATCGAAACGGTTATGATCACTGGGGATCAACGGTCTACCGCTTATGCGATCGGTAAAGAATTAAATCTATCGGAGGCGAAACAACTCGATATTATCGATTCTACAGAACTCGATAGCAAAGATCCGCAAAAAATTAGGGAATTATGCGATCACGTTCATGTGTTTGCGCGAATTAGTCCGGCGCATAAATTGCAAGTTGTGCAAACTCTGCAACAAACCGGTAAAGTCGTGGCGATGACGGGAGATGGTATTAATGACACCCCGGCCTTAAAAGCGGCAGAAGTCGGAGTCGTGATGGGGAATACGGGAACGGATGCAGCGCGAGAAGTGGCGGATGTTATCCTCGAAGATGACAATCTAGAAACCATGATAGTGGCCATTAGTCAAGGGCGGACGACTTATAACAATATCCGCAAATCCCTACATTTCCTCTTAGCCACTAATTTAAGTGAAATGATCGTGATGTTATTGGCCAGTGTAGCCGGTTTAGGACATCCGATTAATGCCATGCAACTGTTATGGTTAAACTTAGTGACGGATATTTTCCCCGGACTTGCTTTAGCGCAAGAACCCCCAGAACCGGACGTTCTCCAAGTTCCTCCTCGCCCTGCCTCTGAACCGATTCTGAAAAAATCTGATTTAGGGCGAATTACTTTAGAATCTACGGTTTTATCCGTTAGTACCTTTGGGGCTTACAGTTACGCCTTAGCCCGTCATGGGGCAGGGCAAAGATCCAGCACGATCGCCTTTATGAGTTTGGTGGGTGGACAACTATTTCACGCCCTCAGTTGTCGGAGTGAAAAACCCTTAAGAACGCAACATTTACCCCCAAATCCTTATTTAAATCTGGCTTTAGGTGGGTCTTTTGCGATACAGTTCTTACCGTTAGTGTTCCCAGGATTAGGAAATCTTTTAAAAGTTGTTCCTATCGATGTTCTGGATGGGTTAGTGATTGGTGGTACTGCGATTCTTCCTTTAGCTATCAATGAGGGAACGAAACCTATAGGACATTTACCGGCAAGGGTAGAAGATGAAGCAATAGAAGTTGAAAAACAGGATAATTGCAATAATTAA
- a CDS encoding Mini-ribonuclease 3, translating to MGQLSPASLAYIGDAVYELYVRSVYLLPPRRLSDYHSQVVAQVRAEQQAAHLQTLEPYLTETEQEIVRQGRNAATGRPRRLSPKLYQQATSLETLIGYLYLQDPQRLTQLLEYLEL from the coding sequence ATGGGTCAATTATCCCCCGCTTCTCTGGCTTATATCGGAGATGCGGTTTATGAATTGTATGTCCGAAGTGTGTATCTTTTACCCCCTCGTCGTCTCTCAGATTACCATAGTCAAGTGGTGGCTCAAGTTAGAGCCGAACAACAAGCAGCCCATCTACAAACCTTAGAACCTTATCTTACTGAAACTGAACAAGAAATTGTACGACAAGGACGAAATGCCGCCACTGGACGACCCAGACGACTCTCTCCTAAACTTTATCAACAAGCTACCAGTCTAGAAACATTGATAGGATATTTATATTTACAAGATCCTCAACGATTAACTCAACTTTTAGAATATTTAGAGTTATAA
- a CDS encoding STAS domain-containing protein, translating into MTVSLRGTREVRKNYQIFRLTGLLDAFSEPTFRKVISTHIDEGPTDVVLVLSQIDFIDSSGLGALVQLVKQAQTAGGSLQIVTNPRVTQTVKLVRLEKFLSLQPSVEDALANIENKDKS; encoded by the coding sequence CTGACAGTTAGTTTACGCGGAACTCGGGAAGTCAGGAAAAACTACCAAATCTTTCGTCTGACCGGACTACTCGATGCTTTTTCTGAACCCACGTTTCGGAAGGTCATCAGCACTCACATTGATGAAGGGCCTACAGATGTGGTGTTAGTTCTATCTCAAATAGATTTTATCGATAGTTCCGGCTTGGGCGCATTAGTTCAGTTAGTTAAACAAGCGCAAACGGCGGGAGGCAGTTTACAAATTGTTACCAATCCACGAGTAACACAAACCGTTAAACTCGTTCGTCTAGAAAAGTTTCTTTCCCTTCAGCCTTCAGTTGAAGATGCACTAGCTAACATAGAAAACAAAGATAAGAGCTAA
- the carA gene encoding glutamine-hydrolyzing carbamoyl-phosphate synthase small subunit, whose protein sequence is MSIAQGRNALLVLADGTVFRGWSFGATGTSIGEVVFNTGMTGYQEVLTDPSYCGQIVTFTYPELGNTGVNPEDEESERPQIKGVICRNITHRPSNWRSTQSLPDYLVEHNIPGIYGIDTRALTRKLRSVGSMNGGFSSEILDPQDLLRAVQDAPSMAGLNLVKDVTTRQVYEWSTPTDPHWEFCPVMNESNGQPLTVVALDFGIKRNILRRLASYGCRVIVVPANTPPEEILKYNPDGIFLSNGPGDPSAVKEGIETTKALLQAQKPTFGICMGHQILGLSLGAETFKLKFGHRGLNQPAGLTQQVEITSQNHGFAVTEESLNPEVEITHLNLNDRTVAGLKHKSLPFFSVQYHPEASPGPHDADYLFEKFVKLMREHK, encoded by the coding sequence ATGTCAATTGCACAAGGGCGAAATGCCCTCTTAGTTCTTGCAGATGGGACTGTCTTTCGGGGTTGGTCTTTTGGAGCGACGGGAACTTCTATCGGTGAAGTGGTATTTAATACTGGAATGACCGGTTATCAAGAAGTCCTCACCGATCCTAGTTATTGTGGTCAAATTGTGACCTTCACTTACCCCGAATTGGGCAATACTGGGGTTAATCCCGAGGATGAAGAGTCAGAACGTCCTCAAATTAAAGGGGTGATCTGTCGCAATATCACCCACCGTCCGAGTAACTGGCGTTCTACTCAATCTCTACCGGATTACTTGGTTGAACATAATATCCCTGGTATTTATGGGATTGATACCCGTGCTTTAACCCGCAAACTTCGTTCCGTTGGCTCAATGAATGGGGGGTTTTCTTCAGAAATTCTTGATCCCCAAGATTTACTCCGTGCGGTTCAAGATGCTCCCTCTATGGCCGGATTAAATTTGGTCAAAGATGTGACCACTCGTCAAGTCTATGAATGGTCAACCCCTACTGATCCTCATTGGGAGTTTTGTCCGGTGATGAATGAGTCTAACGGACAACCCTTGACGGTAGTGGCGCTCGATTTTGGGATTAAACGGAACATTTTACGACGGTTAGCCAGTTATGGATGTCGCGTCATTGTCGTTCCTGCGAATACTCCCCCCGAAGAGATTCTTAAATACAATCCGGATGGGATTTTCCTCTCTAACGGGCCGGGAGATCCTTCGGCGGTTAAAGAAGGAATTGAAACGACAAAAGCCTTACTCCAAGCCCAAAAACCCACTTTTGGGATCTGTATGGGGCATCAAATTCTCGGATTGTCTTTAGGGGCCGAAACCTTTAAACTCAAATTTGGTCATCGAGGATTGAATCAACCGGCTGGTTTAACTCAACAAGTAGAAATTACCAGTCAAAATCATGGGTTTGCTGTCACCGAAGAGTCTCTCAACCCAGAGGTAGAAATTACTCATCTCAATCTCAATGATCGCACGGTGGCCGGCTTGAAGCATAAAAGCTTACCCTTTTTCTCGGTACAATATCACCCGGAAGCGAGTCCTGGCCCCCACGATGCCGATTATTTGTTTGAAAAATTTGTCAAATTAATGCGGGAACACAAATAG
- a CDS encoding transposase encodes MSPRKLTNDNKKEILKLYRETGETTSTLAERYEVSSSTISRFLKTHLTESEYEDLIQQKRLARTPKGALQLELEKMNKSNQGNLFTTPPDESEVEPEPELKVEETPEEEQEEEEEVKAVEPQEELKPVEEVKVIQKPVSKLIRFPSQEQPEVSQKTPVVKEVTYPSSPPEPEPEQFEEEEDEEDISRVDVAAYAMLDDEDLLYFDEEEEDEEDEEDWEDEIDISYPNSFPKTAQLQILPIASAAFPKTCYLVIDRAAELITRPLKEFAELGKIPAEEVQQKTLPVFDNHRVARRFSKRRERVIKIPDGRMIQKTCSHLEAKGITRLLLDGQIYSL; translated from the coding sequence ATGAGTCCCAGAAAACTGACCAACGACAACAAAAAAGAAATTCTTAAGCTTTATCGGGAAACCGGGGAAACAACGTCCACCCTAGCGGAACGTTATGAGGTGAGTAGCTCTACTATTAGCCGTTTTCTCAAAACTCATTTAACGGAGTCAGAGTATGAGGACTTAATTCAGCAAAAACGTCTAGCCCGTACCCCTAAAGGCGCTCTCCAATTAGAGTTGGAGAAAATGAATAAATCTAACCAGGGAAACCTATTTACTACTCCCCCAGATGAATCTGAAGTTGAACCCGAACCCGAATTAAAAGTCGAGGAAACACCCGAAGAGGAACAGGAGGAGGAGGAGGAAGTTAAGGCCGTTGAACCCCAAGAGGAGCTTAAGCCGGTTGAGGAGGTTAAGGTCATCCAAAAACCCGTCTCAAAACTGATCCGTTTTCCCTCTCAAGAGCAACCCGAAGTCTCTCAGAAAACTCCTGTCGTCAAAGAGGTTACTTACCCCAGTTCTCCACCCGAACCCGAACCCGAACAGTTTGAGGAGGAAGAAGACGAAGAAGATATCAGTCGGGTTGATGTGGCGGCTTATGCCATGTTAGATGATGAAGATTTATTATATTTTGATGAGGAAGAGGAAGATGAAGAAGATGAGGAAGACTGGGAAGATGAGATAGACATTAGCTATCCCAACTCTTTCCCCAAAACTGCTCAACTGCAAATTTTACCGATCGCCTCGGCGGCTTTTCCAAAAACTTGTTATTTAGTCATCGATCGAGCAGCAGAATTGATTACTCGACCGTTAAAAGAGTTTGCTGAACTCGGTAAAATTCCGGCGGAGGAAGTACAACAGAAAACCTTACCCGTATTTGATAATCATCGAGTAGCGAGGCGTTTTTCTAAGCGTCGAGAAAGAGTGATTAAAATTCCCGATGGTCGTATGATCCAAAAAACTTGCTCCCATTTAGAAGCAAAAGGGATTACACGATTGTTACTCGATGGACAGATCTACTCTCTTTAA
- a CDS encoding pentapeptide repeat-containing protein, translating into MKIGHLLRLYEQGNRDFTEIDLNGADLHHVTLLSVNLMGANLMGSNLSRGFFIKSNLSRAKLNWANLTFVKMSQAELVEADLTKANLSGAFMVKSNLMKAKMSGADLSHTNLRGSDLRGANLCGANLYRVNLREANLQGVNFNWANLKEARLSSAILTDICCYHANFSGSFLKDVDLSGADLEGVDLSYVKLGDSQLVGANLSGANLTGANLRNVDLRGANLKKANLSEANLDGANLEGAILTGAILRETNLSEAKGVKVKPDKIFNTQPIKNESSKLSFDSSTLKILQARFVS; encoded by the coding sequence ATGAAAATTGGTCATTTACTTAGATTATATGAACAAGGGAATAGGGATTTCACGGAGATTGATCTCAATGGGGCAGATTTACATCACGTCACCTTGCTTTCAGTCAATTTGATGGGAGCTAACCTCATGGGAAGTAATCTCAGTCGTGGATTTTTTATTAAATCTAATTTAAGTAGAGCAAAACTAAATTGGGCTAATCTCACCTTTGTGAAAATGAGTCAAGCTGAGTTAGTAGAAGCAGATTTAACTAAAGCTAACCTCAGTGGTGCATTTATGGTTAAATCTAATCTCATGAAAGCGAAAATGAGTGGGGCTGATTTATCCCATACCAATTTACGAGGTTCGGATCTTCGAGGCGCGAATTTGTGTGGTGCTAATCTTTATCGCGTCAATTTACGGGAAGCGAATTTACAGGGAGTTAATTTTAATTGGGCGAATTTAAAAGAGGCTCGTTTAAGTTCAGCAATTTTAACCGATATTTGTTGCTATCATGCTAATTTTAGCGGAAGTTTTTTAAAGGATGTAGATCTATCTGGGGCAGATTTAGAAGGAGTTGACCTCAGTTATGTAAAATTAGGGGATAGTCAATTAGTTGGGGCGAATCTTTCTGGAGCAAATCTCACGGGAGCTAATCTCCGAAATGTGGATTTAAGAGGGGCAAATTTAAAAAAAGCCAATTTGTCTGAGGCTAATTTAGACGGAGCGAATTTAGAGGGAGCTATTTTAACAGGCGCTATTTTACGAGAGACTAATTTATCTGAGGCAAAAGGAGTCAAAGTTAAGCCAGATAAAATTTTTAATACTCAACCGATAAAAAATGAGAGTTCTAAGTTATCTTTTGATTCCTCTACTTTAAAAATTTTGCAAGCAAGGTTTGTAAGTTAA
- the cutA gene encoding divalent-cation tolerance protein CutA, which produces MTDSVTEYGIVLVTTSSQEEAEAIAFALIESVLAACVTVMPVQSIYKWQGDIYNEQEWQLIIKTKLEQFQDLSDKVIELHSYDVPEIIALPIVDGSESYLTWIGENVR; this is translated from the coding sequence ATGACTGATTCAGTAACAGAGTATGGCATCGTTTTAGTAACTACCAGTTCTCAAGAAGAAGCAGAAGCGATCGCATTTGCTTTAATAGAGTCTGTGTTAGCCGCTTGTGTGACTGTCATGCCGGTACAGTCGATTTATAAATGGCAGGGAGACATCTATAATGAGCAAGAGTGGCAGTTAATTATTAAAACTAAATTAGAACAGTTTCAAGACTTATCGGATAAAGTAATAGAACTTCATTCTTATGACGTGCCGGAGATTATCGCCTTACCGATTGTTGACGGTTCAGAATCTTATTTAACTTGGATTGGGGAAAATGTTAGATGA